A single region of the Zootoca vivipara chromosome 2, rZooViv1.1, whole genome shotgun sequence genome encodes:
- the LOC118076220 gene encoding uncharacterized protein LOC118076220, translated as MTKMIKGLGIKLAGEEKTERCCLWRNHSSPSNLWRSHIASRNLWLSHIASRILWRSHIASRILWRSHIASRILWRSHIPSRNLWHGHLIFSNLWHSHIAYRNLWCSHIASRILWRSHIPSRNLWRSHIAYRNLWRSHITNRNLWLSHIASRNLWLSHIASRNLWHGHLIFSNLWHSHIAYRNLLHGHLIFSNLWHRHIASRNLWHGHLIFSNLWHSHIASRNLWHGHLIFSNLWRSHIASRNLWHGHLIFSNLWRSHIPSRNLWHGHLIFSNLWRSHIASRNLWHGHLIFSNLCRSHIASRNLWHGHLIFSNLWHSHIASRNLWHGHLIFSNLWRSHIASRNLWHGHLIFSNLWRSHIASRNLWHGHLIFSNLWRSHIASRNLWHGHLIFSNLWRSHIASRNLWHGHLIFSNLWRSHIASRNLWHGHLIFSNLWHSHIASRNLWHGHFSNLWRSHIASRNLWHGHLIFSNLWHSHIASRNLWHCHCQIFSNLWHCHSRPSSPWNGHLSFRRHCKLHSRHNSPHPQCQCYNGFWHHRFAIKCYHRKPQTG; from the exons ATGCTGCCTCTGGAGAAACCACTCCAGCCCCAGCAACCTCTGGCGCAGCCACATCGCCTCCAGAAATCTCTGGCTCAGCCACATCGCCTCCAGAATCCTCTGGCGCAGCCACATCGCCTCCAGAATCCTCTGGCGCAGCCACATCGCCTCCAGAATCCTCTGGCGCAGCCACATCCCCTCCAGAAACCTCTGGCATGGGCACCTCATCTTCAGCAACCTCTGGCACAGCCACATCGCCTACAGAAACCTCTGGTGCAGCCACATCGCCTCCAGAATCCTCTGGCGCAGCCACATCCCCTCCAGAAACCTCTGGCGCAGCCACATTGCCTACAGAAACCTCTGGCGCAGCCACATCACCAACAGAAACCTCTGGCTCAGCCACATCGCCTCCAGAAACCTCTGGCTCAGCCACATCGCCTCCAGAAACCTCTGGCATGGGCACCTCATCTTCAGCAACCTCTGGCACAGCCACATCGCCTACAGAAACCTCTTGCACGGGCACCTCATCTTCAGCAACCTGTGGCACAGACACATCGCCTCCAGAAACCTCTGGCACGGGCACCTCATCTTCAGCAACCTCTGGCACAGCCACATCGCCTCCAGAAACCTCTGGCACGGGCACCTCATCTTCAGCAACCTCTGGCGCAGCCACATCGCCTCCAGAAACCTCTGGCACGGGCACCTCATCTTCAGCAACCTCTGGCGCAGCCACATCCCCTCCAGAAACCTCTGGCACGGGCACCTCATCTTCAGCAACCTCTGGCGCAGCCACATCGCCTCCAGAAACCTCTGGCACGGGCACCTCATCTTCAGCAACCTCTGCCGCAGCCACATCGCCTCCAGAAACCTCTGGCACGGGCACCTCATCTTCAGCAACCTCTGGCACAGCCACATCGCCTCCAGAAACCTCTGGCACGGGCACCTCATCTTCAGCAACCTCTGGCGCAGCCACATCGCCTCCAGAAACCTCTGGCACGGGCACCTCATCTTCAGCAACCTCTGGCGCAGCCACATCGCCTCCAGAAACCTCTGGCACGGGCACCTCATCTTCAGCAACCTCTGGCGCAGCCACATCGCCTCCAGAAACCTCTGGCACGGGCACCTCATCTTCAGCAACCTCTGGCGCAGCCACATCGCCTCCAGAAACCTCTGGCATGGGCACCTCATCTTCAGCAACCTCTGGCGCAGCCACATCGCCTCCAGAAACCTCTGGCACGGGCACCTCATCTTCAGCAACCTCTGGCACAGCCACATCGCCTCCAGAAACCTCTGGCACGGGCACTTCAGCAACCTCTGGCGCAGCCACATCGCCTCCAGAAACCTCTGGCACGGGCATCTCATCTTCAGCAACCTCTGGCACAGCCACATCGCCTCCAGAAACCTCTGGCACTGCCACTGCCAAATCTTCAGCAACCTCTGGCACTGCCACTCCAGACCCAGCAGCCCCTGGAACGGGCACCTCAGCTTCAGGAGGCACTGCAAGCTCCACTCCCGGCACAAcagtccccacccccagtgccaaTGTTACAATGGTTTCTGGCACCACAGATTCGCCATCAAATGCTACCACAG AAAACCCCAAACGGGATGA